In Leucobacter sp. CX169, a single genomic region encodes these proteins:
- a CDS encoding response regulator transcription factor, with amino-acid sequence MIETPNNPLLRIVLGEDEVLLRRGLELVLSQAGMVVVGSVGNAADLEQAVASLSPDMVITDIRMPPTFTDEGLVAARRIRSRFPGLAVMVLSQHVQRRYALELLGQAGPGDPGTQPTGGVGYLLKQRIADVDGFIEDLREVAAGGTAIDPEVVAVMVARARIADSAVGSLTPRQQEVFALVAEGRSNGAIAARLFISEKAVVQHISRIYDALSLPVAPDAHRRVLAVLKYLNRDSGNYTKTNDSSTPTVTATPT; translated from the coding sequence GTGATTGAGACGCCGAACAACCCACTGCTGCGCATAGTGCTCGGCGAGGACGAGGTGCTGCTGCGTCGCGGCCTCGAGCTCGTGCTGAGCCAGGCGGGCATGGTGGTAGTGGGTTCGGTCGGCAACGCTGCCGACCTCGAGCAAGCCGTCGCCAGCCTCTCCCCCGACATGGTCATCACCGACATCCGCATGCCACCGACGTTCACCGACGAGGGCTTGGTCGCGGCCCGCAGGATCCGCTCACGCTTCCCGGGCCTCGCGGTCATGGTGCTCTCGCAGCACGTGCAGCGCCGCTACGCGCTCGAACTTCTCGGCCAGGCTGGGCCCGGCGACCCGGGGACGCAACCTACCGGCGGCGTGGGCTACCTCCTCAAGCAACGCATCGCTGACGTCGACGGCTTCATCGAAGACCTGCGCGAGGTCGCTGCGGGAGGCACCGCGATCGATCCCGAGGTCGTCGCGGTGATGGTGGCGCGCGCCCGGATCGCCGATTCGGCTGTCGGCTCGCTCACGCCGCGGCAGCAGGAAGTCTTCGCGTTGGTCGCGGAGGGTCGCAGCAACGGCGCGATCGCCGCCCGGCTGTTCATCAGCGAGAAGGCGGTCGTACAACATATCTCGCGCATCTACGACGCGCTATCGCTCCCGGTCGCCCCCGACGCCCACCGGCGCGTGCTGGCGGTCTTGAAGTACCTCAACCGCGATTCCGGCAACTACACGAAAACGAACGACAGCAGCACGCCGACGGTGACCGCGACCCCCACGTAG